Proteins co-encoded in one Flavobacteriaceae bacterium MAR_2009_75 genomic window:
- a CDS encoding TonB-linked SusC/RagA family outer membrane protein: MKKQKLKYTSRSKGIFWGMILILMVSFNSFAQSTVTGSIVDEAGVGLPGATIIVEGTTQGTTADFDGNYSITVPEGATRLRFSYVGYLAQTIEISGRSTIDVAMDPDASELAEVVIVGYGTQLESEVTGSIGKADTEDMARVSTPTVSQALQGRVAGVFIKNQSGQPGTNKTSINIRGFGEPLYIVDGLPVDVSVFSALNPDDIEELNILKDAASAAVYGARAGNGVVLVTTKRGTTSGRTQFSYRGDTGFQALTYLPDAVDTWEYMALWNIRAIDRGEDLRWSPETVADYRANQGLDDENFPNVDMFELISLNASPMSTHDLSVRGGTTNVRYFISGNLFDQNGLEKNVFGGTDTRFKRYQVRGNLDVSVTEKFDFNLDMSYNLQDFFGPRNQFEGTDWSQGQGIFARSGRWRPFFSIVELPGGHLDFPRGAPEGQTVNPLNLASAEIGGSQEFQRQFVDVKLGAKYQLIPGLSTRAVLNYQSTNLQQKLFQKRAPEYRYNADTQEHEFVRALNADTRVRKQNSQTSNLNFQYFLEGNHSFGEKHTLKTMYVFEYIQQDFESFEASRILYEFPISQLTAGPPDQQFNDDAIDRNKRMGHVGRISYNYDDTYSLEVSARYDGSIRFPKDSRWGLFPSISGAWNISEESWFENIDWVRTLKLRASYGRLGFDGAGNFQDLNTYSFNEFYIYGGNNIRTSIINDGLPNPQITWEKMDIVNLGLDANLFDGKLEGSVDVYKRNRFDVLGQRILEVPPVVGAELPLQNFQEFENKGIEFSLRHNNRVNENWNYSIGGNIGINEETIVHTDEVDFINKEAERREKQIGQRTRTGDRGNGVDETPIEVFYYETDGLFTSQEEIDNWADIDGNGNRSLQIGDVKPIDRNGDGRITDADKYVATSGTNPRLTFGFQTRVAWKGFELSSFWQGASLFGWNLDWSEFEGPFPSNGVALQKDIKDAYIPENQFGLPTVSASEARWPRASGIVNSEYDTYLIDGTYLRLKQLQLSYNFSPDLLQRLGLTNLKLYAGGTNILTFSDLDFLDPEIDEDPAQFFGNYHPQTRVYNIGVQLGF, from the coding sequence ATGAAGAAGCAAAAACTTAAATACACCTCTAGATCAAAGGGGATTTTTTGGGGCATGATTTTGATATTAATGGTCTCATTTAACTCATTCGCCCAATCGACCGTGACCGGAAGCATCGTAGACGAAGCAGGAGTAGGCTTACCCGGAGCGACTATAATTGTCGAGGGAACCACCCAAGGTACTACTGCCGATTTTGATGGCAACTACTCGATTACCGTTCCCGAAGGAGCAACTCGCTTAAGGTTTAGTTACGTTGGCTATCTAGCGCAAACGATTGAAATTTCAGGTAGATCGACTATTGATGTCGCCATGGACCCCGATGCTTCAGAACTTGCCGAGGTGGTAATCGTAGGATATGGCACCCAATTAGAATCTGAAGTAACGGGAAGCATTGGCAAAGCAGATACTGAAGACATGGCAAGGGTCTCGACCCCAACGGTCAGTCAAGCACTACAAGGTCGGGTTGCGGGCGTCTTCATTAAAAACCAAAGTGGTCAGCCCGGCACTAATAAGACTTCTATTAATATTCGCGGTTTCGGCGAACCCCTATATATTGTTGATGGTTTACCAGTCGATGTTTCGGTCTTTTCCGCTTTAAACCCTGATGATATTGAAGAACTTAATATTTTAAAGGATGCAGCATCTGCTGCGGTCTATGGTGCAAGAGCCGGAAACGGTGTAGTACTTGTCACGACAAAGCGGGGTACAACATCTGGGCGCACTCAATTTTCCTATAGGGGAGACACAGGCTTTCAAGCCCTTACATATTTACCCGATGCGGTCGATACGTGGGAATACATGGCCCTTTGGAACATTCGGGCAATTGATAGAGGTGAAGACTTACGTTGGTCACCCGAAACAGTAGCCGACTACAGGGCCAATCAAGGTTTAGATGACGAAAATTTTCCGAATGTAGATATGTTCGAGTTAATCTCACTGAACGCTTCACCTATGTCAACTCATGATTTGTCCGTTAGGGGTGGCACAACAAACGTACGCTACTTTATTTCCGGAAACCTCTTCGACCAAAACGGTCTCGAGAAAAATGTTTTTGGAGGTACAGACACTAGATTTAAGCGCTATCAGGTTCGCGGAAATCTAGATGTGAGCGTTACCGAGAAATTCGATTTCAACCTAGATATGAGTTATAACCTTCAAGATTTTTTCGGGCCTAGAAACCAGTTTGAAGGTACAGATTGGTCGCAAGGGCAGGGTATTTTTGCCCGTAGTGGTCGTTGGAGGCCATTTTTTTCAATAGTTGAATTACCTGGAGGGCATCTTGATTTTCCTCGAGGCGCCCCTGAGGGTCAAACTGTAAACCCATTGAATTTGGCCAGCGCCGAAATAGGTGGCTCTCAAGAGTTTCAAAGACAATTTGTCGATGTGAAATTAGGAGCAAAATATCAACTTATTCCCGGTTTAAGTACTCGTGCCGTTTTAAACTATCAGAGCACCAATTTGCAACAAAAACTATTTCAAAAAAGAGCACCTGAATATCGCTATAATGCCGATACGCAAGAACATGAATTTGTTCGCGCACTTAATGCCGATACACGGGTTAGAAAACAAAATTCGCAAACTTCTAATTTGAATTTCCAGTATTTCTTAGAAGGCAATCACTCATTTGGTGAAAAACACACCTTAAAAACCATGTATGTGTTCGAATATATTCAGCAAGATTTCGAAAGTTTTGAGGCAAGTAGAATTCTATACGAGTTTCCGATTTCACAGTTAACCGCTGGGCCACCAGACCAGCAGTTTAACGATGATGCTATAGACAGAAATAAAAGAATGGGGCACGTCGGAAGAATCTCATACAATTATGATGACACCTATTCCCTAGAGGTAAGTGCGAGATATGACGGATCTATAAGGTTTCCAAAAGATTCACGCTGGGGTCTTTTTCCATCAATTTCCGGAGCATGGAATATATCTGAAGAATCGTGGTTCGAAAATATTGATTGGGTAAGAACCTTAAAACTGAGAGCATCGTATGGGCGACTAGGTTTCGACGGTGCAGGTAACTTTCAAGATCTAAACACATATTCTTTTAATGAGTTTTATATCTACGGAGGGAATAATATTAGAACCTCGATCATTAACGACGGACTACCCAACCCCCAAATTACCTGGGAAAAAATGGATATTGTTAATCTTGGGCTGGATGCAAACTTGTTCGATGGAAAATTAGAAGGGTCTGTAGACGTCTACAAGAGAAATCGATTTGATGTTCTAGGGCAACGAATACTAGAAGTGCCCCCCGTTGTAGGTGCCGAACTACCACTGCAGAATTTTCAAGAATTTGAAAACAAAGGAATTGAATTCAGCCTACGCCATAATAATAGAGTCAATGAAAATTGGAATTATTCAATTGGTGGAAATATCGGAATTAACGAAGAAACTATAGTTCATACAGACGAAGTCGATTTTATCAATAAAGAAGCCGAAAGACGTGAAAAGCAAATTGGTCAGCGAACCAGAACCGGTGATAGGGGCAATGGTGTGGACGAAACTCCTATTGAAGTATTTTACTATGAAACCGACGGACTGTTCACTTCACAAGAAGAAATTGATAATTGGGCAGATATCGATGGTAATGGCAACCGTTCTCTTCAAATAGGAGATGTCAAACCTATAGACCGAAATGGTGACGGTAGAATTACCGATGCCGATAAGTATGTAGCCACTTCAGGCACGAACCCGAGGTTGACTTTTGGTTTTCAGACCCGCGTCGCATGGAAAGGTTTTGAACTATCTTCCTTTTGGCAGGGCGCTTCTCTTTTCGGCTGGAATTTAGATTGGAGTGAATTCGAAGGCCCTTTTCCTTCAAATGGTGTTGCCTTGCAAAAAGATATAAAAGATGCCTACATACCAGAAAATCAATTTGGCCTACCAACAGTTAGCGCTAGCGAAGCAAGATGGCCGAGAGCGTCGGGCATAGTAAATAGCGAATACGACACCTATTTGATAGACGGAACGTATTTACGGCTAAAACAGTTGCAATTGAGTTATAATTTCTCCCCTGACCTGTTGCAACGCCTGGGGCTAACCAATCTAAAATTGTATGCAGGGGGCACCAATATTCTGACGTTTTCAGATCTAGATTTTCTAGACCCCGAAATCGATGAAGATCCTGCACAATTTTTCGGAAACTATCATCCGCAAACGCGTGTATATAATATTGGTGTTCAACTTGGTTTCTAA
- a CDS encoding VCBS repeat protein has translation MNILLNYSTPIIRCLVKGAFLFFIFVGIPVESSAQGSKKDIKFRTHIVDNSLVGSAFSNTGLADMDGDGQLDYIMSSRNTDKIYVYKFHKPGHWSKYIVGEDPPTDAGGTVMDVDGDGLIDYVVGAAWYKNSGDLNTPFERIIFDESIVNGAIHDQIVSDINGDGKLDVITMSDKNNLRWYNIPKNPRDTWVKTDIGTPVHGGVAPKGYGDLDGDGDLDVVRTDVWFENTDGKATKWKQHPLGPFMPLPEGEPGYAANAARSWVEDMNQDGRMDVVQTVEEMRGGRVWWMENLGADKKGVIQWHRHEIAGWDRIMGGLHSLGVADFTGDGKPDVISAEQDWQRARPGANGEENPRYFLWENLGVGPSWSNNPTVEWKEHVIADENLGGHEIVFGDVTGNGLLDIVGKPWSPSDNNAFGGKAFVIFLENKSNLD, from the coding sequence ATGAACATATTATTGAACTACTCAACGCCCATAATAAGATGCTTAGTTAAGGGCGCTTTTCTCTTTTTTATATTTGTTGGCATACCGGTCGAAAGTTCGGCACAAGGCAGTAAGAAAGATATTAAATTTAGAACCCACATAGTCGACAATTCACTTGTCGGTAGTGCATTTTCCAACACTGGTCTTGCAGATATGGATGGCGACGGGCAACTTGATTATATCATGAGCTCTCGTAACACTGATAAGATATATGTTTACAAATTTCATAAACCAGGCCATTGGTCTAAATATATTGTTGGGGAGGATCCCCCGACAGATGCCGGGGGAACGGTGATGGATGTAGACGGTGATGGTTTAATCGACTATGTTGTGGGTGCTGCTTGGTACAAGAATTCAGGAGACCTCAACACCCCTTTCGAACGAATTATTTTTGATGAATCAATCGTGAATGGGGCCATTCATGATCAAATTGTTTCAGATATAAATGGAGATGGAAAGTTAGATGTGATCACCATGTCAGACAAGAACAATCTACGTTGGTATAATATTCCAAAAAATCCTAGGGATACATGGGTCAAAACTGATATCGGCACCCCGGTTCATGGTGGGGTAGCACCTAAAGGATATGGTGATCTTGATGGTGATGGTGATCTTGATGTAGTTCGAACCGATGTTTGGTTCGAAAATACAGATGGAAAGGCCACAAAATGGAAACAACATCCATTGGGTCCGTTCATGCCACTTCCAGAGGGCGAACCAGGTTATGCCGCAAATGCTGCGAGATCTTGGGTTGAAGACATGAATCAAGATGGTAGAATGGATGTCGTACAAACAGTGGAAGAAATGCGAGGCGGAAGAGTTTGGTGGATGGAAAATCTTGGCGCCGATAAAAAAGGTGTTATTCAATGGCACCGCCATGAAATAGCTGGTTGGGATCGAATAATGGGCGGACTTCATTCACTGGGGGTAGCAGATTTTACCGGAGACGGAAAACCAGATGTGATATCTGCCGAACAAGACTGGCAACGAGCTAGACCAGGGGCAAACGGAGAAGAAAATCCACGTTACTTTCTATGGGAAAATCTAGGGGTTGGGCCTTCTTGGTCAAACAATCCAACGGTAGAATGGAAAGAACATGTAATTGCCGATGAGAATCTTGGTGGTCATGAAATTGTATTCGGAGATGTCACAGGTAACGGTCTGCTTGATATAGTGGGTAAACCATGGAGCCCATCTGACAATAACGCCTTCGGCGGCAAAGCTTTTGTCATTTTTCTAGAAAATAAATCTAATCTTGATTAA
- a CDS encoding LacI family transcriptional regulator — MKNQTTLKDIAAELNVSISTVSRALQGNSRISKKTRDKVLELAREYNYFQTRHVDPFLAKKINAVGVIVPSIKYHLYAMAISGIESVLQKHDMQIIICQSNESFERERILVKELKDMGVAGLIVSLAGETKEFDHFLELRKAKVPLVFFNRLCDEVDSDKVIIDNFKAAYDATRHLIEVGCQKIGFIGGPNILQISNTRLLGYKKALVDEGVSINEKFIENSDFSREGNLNAARKLLYSPEHPDGILAFSDQVAIGVMLAAKERGLKMPEELAIIGINNEPVGELLEPSMTSIDQPGYEMGVESAKLIIDRIENFDKKITRKVLKSSIVIRNSTNRNKV; from the coding sequence TTGAAGAATCAGACTACTTTAAAAGATATTGCGGCCGAACTTAACGTTTCGATTTCTACCGTTTCTAGGGCGCTTCAAGGTAATTCTCGCATTAGTAAAAAAACAAGGGATAAGGTTCTGGAGCTGGCGCGTGAATACAATTACTTCCAGACTAGGCATGTAGACCCTTTTCTTGCGAAGAAGATAAATGCGGTCGGTGTGATTGTGCCAAGTATAAAATACCATCTTTACGCAATGGCCATTTCGGGCATAGAAAGTGTTCTTCAGAAACATGATATGCAAATTATTATTTGTCAGTCCAACGAATCTTTTGAAAGGGAGCGAATTTTGGTTAAGGAGTTAAAGGATATGGGGGTGGCCGGCCTTATTGTTTCTTTAGCTGGTGAAACCAAAGAATTTGACCATTTTCTTGAATTGAGAAAAGCTAAAGTACCGTTGGTTTTTTTCAATAGGCTCTGCGATGAGGTTGATTCCGACAAAGTTATCATTGACAATTTCAAGGCGGCTTACGATGCTACTCGGCATCTGATCGAAGTGGGTTGCCAAAAAATCGGATTTATAGGGGGTCCGAACATCCTTCAGATTAGTAATACGCGTCTTTTGGGCTATAAAAAAGCTCTGGTCGATGAGGGTGTTTCTATAAATGAAAAATTTATTGAAAATTCTGATTTTTCAAGAGAGGGCAATTTGAATGCGGCAAGAAAATTACTTTATTCCCCAGAACACCCTGATGGAATTTTGGCCTTTAGTGATCAAGTGGCTATAGGGGTAATGTTGGCGGCTAAAGAACGCGGGTTGAAAATGCCTGAAGAGCTTGCAATAATCGGAATTAATAATGAGCCTGTTGGTGAATTGTTAGAGCCCAGTATGACAAGTATTGACCAGCCCGGATATGAAATGGGGGTGGAATCCGCGAAATTAATTATTGATCGAATTGAAAACTTTGATAAAAAGATTACCCGAAAGGTGCTTAAATCAAGTATTGTAATTCGTAATTCTACCAATAGAAATAAAGTATAG
- a CDS encoding putative outer membrane starch-binding protein, translating to MAAKTIIFLTMKNIKKLNKLIARFVIILSVIIASCSLDETPRDRVSGDVVFTDEAFASALATDLYRQFPFNGFNNFDISLGHHDLGTERGGNFTDCYTHGGMNQNNDCNGLWNYSYIRDMNVYLDNLATSDLSDEFKQRLEGEIRVMRAAVYFKMQKRYGGVPLIDVVLDPFEDVPDQYRERSTEEAIADFVDSELSAGAALLADVDDPGETGRFNQWTALAYKARANLHAASIADFGTLSSNGLTGIPASRADEYYAKARDAAVAVISSAQYSLISGGAPEQAYRSIFIDDSNPEIIFERIYNGVQINHAFAHQNQPTPFSEGQGSQLNPTLGLINQYENLDGTLSVPDFGEANLYDDGRAPWANKDPRVFASYLFEGDDYAGLTVELYEGIDPTAGAPNPDNIVSEVGVQVNGKNSVGGASRRQANQFFPSTGFLLHKYVAPTPLIPDDTESYNWKELRLGEMYLIAAESEFELENLTEAAKWLNFTRNRVGLLNIEDTADGLTRERLRLERTSELVYEGHRWYDIRRWRTALDLLNGQTVQGLRVIYYDATDQFYFLQIDSERVQRVFRPEHYYNPITNSRIAAQGELIENPGY from the coding sequence ATGGCAGCAAAGACAATAATTTTCTTGACTATGAAAAACATAAAGAAATTGAACAAACTTATCGCACGGTTCGTAATTATACTCTCAGTTATAATTGCCTCCTGTAGTTTAGACGAAACCCCTAGAGATAGGGTTAGTGGTGATGTAGTATTTACAGATGAGGCTTTTGCTTCTGCACTGGCCACTGATTTGTATCGACAATTTCCATTTAACGGATTTAACAACTTTGACATTTCTCTAGGGCACCATGATTTGGGCACAGAGCGTGGCGGCAATTTTACGGATTGTTATACCCACGGAGGTATGAATCAAAATAATGACTGCAATGGGCTATGGAACTATTCATATATCAGAGATATGAATGTCTATCTCGACAATTTGGCAACTTCTGACCTATCCGATGAGTTCAAACAGAGGCTTGAAGGTGAGATAAGGGTAATGAGAGCGGCAGTCTACTTCAAGATGCAAAAGAGGTACGGCGGGGTTCCATTGATAGATGTTGTTTTAGACCCTTTTGAAGATGTACCTGATCAGTACCGAGAAAGAAGCACGGAAGAAGCAATAGCTGATTTCGTCGATAGTGAATTATCGGCAGGGGCGGCTTTGCTGGCAGATGTTGATGACCCCGGTGAAACAGGTCGCTTCAATCAGTGGACCGCACTAGCCTATAAAGCTAGGGCCAATCTTCATGCAGCTTCAATTGCCGATTTCGGAACCTTGTCAAGCAACGGATTAACTGGTATACCAGCCTCCAGAGCCGATGAATATTACGCCAAAGCAAGAGATGCTGCTGTGGCCGTCATCAGTTCAGCTCAATATAGCTTGATTTCAGGAGGTGCACCAGAGCAAGCCTATCGGAGTATTTTCATCGATGATTCCAATCCAGAGATAATCTTCGAAAGAATATATAATGGAGTTCAGATCAATCATGCCTTCGCTCATCAAAATCAACCAACACCATTTTCTGAAGGACAGGGCTCTCAATTGAACCCCACTTTAGGCCTTATCAATCAATACGAAAATTTAGACGGTACCCTGAGCGTACCGGATTTTGGCGAGGCAAACCTGTATGATGATGGTCGGGCCCCTTGGGCAAATAAAGACCCGAGAGTATTTGCATCTTACTTATTTGAAGGTGATGATTACGCAGGCCTTACCGTAGAGTTGTACGAGGGAATCGACCCTACAGCAGGGGCTCCGAATCCTGACAACATAGTTTCAGAAGTTGGCGTTCAGGTCAACGGAAAGAACTCGGTAGGTGGGGCAAGTCGAAGACAGGCCAATCAATTCTTCCCGTCCACTGGGTTTCTCTTGCACAAATATGTGGCCCCCACCCCATTGATCCCTGACGACACAGAGTCATATAACTGGAAAGAATTGCGATTGGGTGAAATGTACTTGATAGCTGCGGAAAGTGAGTTTGAATTAGAAAATTTGACGGAAGCCGCGAAATGGCTGAACTTCACTCGTAATAGGGTCGGCCTGCTAAATATTGAAGATACGGCAGATGGCCTAACTCGCGAACGCTTGAGATTAGAAAGAACAAGTGAATTAGTTTATGAGGGGCATAGATGGTACGACATAAGAAGGTGGAGAACTGCCCTCGACTTATTGAACGGGCAAACTGTACAAGGCCTTAGGGTCATTTATTATGATGCGACCGATCAATTTTATTTCCTTCAAATCGATAGCGAAAGGGTTCAACGTGTATTTCGGCCAGAACATTATTACAATCCGATAACCAATAGCAGAATCGCGGCTCAGGGCGAATTAATAGAAAACCCGGGATACTAA
- a CDS encoding copper binding plastocyanin/azurin family protein, with protein MRIQNFLRAGLLLISCILILAYTVKNDTGSNDPNSKKSTIDKDFITLPADTTVIELKTEGIKLSYSESEIHARAGDILLIRYSNESDMSHNIVFVNKEEDIRPVGMAALQAATTDWIPENEMKRIIAYSSLVYSGETVELCFKVPPPGTYPYICTYSAHWTQMQGKLISTE; from the coding sequence ATGCGAATTCAAAATTTCTTGCGGGCCGGATTATTGCTGATTTCATGTATTCTTATACTTGCCTATACCGTAAAAAATGATACTGGGTCTAACGACCCAAACTCGAAAAAGTCAACGATAGATAAAGATTTTATCACTTTACCGGCAGACACTACGGTGATAGAATTAAAAACCGAAGGAATAAAACTTAGCTATTCAGAATCAGAAATACATGCAAGGGCAGGTGATATTTTACTCATTCGTTACTCAAATGAAAGTGATATGAGCCATAACATTGTTTTTGTCAATAAAGAAGAAGACATACGGCCGGTTGGCATGGCGGCTCTTCAAGCAGCAACCACCGATTGGATTCCGGAAAACGAAATGAAACGTATCATCGCGTATAGCTCGCTTGTATACTCAGGTGAAACGGTAGAATTGTGTTTTAAAGTGCCCCCTCCGGGTACTTACCCTTATATCTGCACCTATTCGGCACATTGGACACAAATGCAAGGTAAGTTGATTTCAACCGAATAA